Proteins from a single region of Haloarcula laminariae:
- a CDS encoding DUF7342 family protein, with protein sequence MDDRDPPEEFADVNKAVGEEWEAETTPYERIRRVVAHTYSPVSADAVADDAQTAPKTARKHLNTLAEEGFVETETGEHGATLYRRSPESLVVEQAADILEHVSTDELIARIQEMREQLSEYQSKFGVESPEELAVDQTNQALAASDSTPDEPDPETIREWKTLRRNLAFANAALSIGNAEQFVDGDRRSTDDSVPA encoded by the coding sequence ATGGACGATCGAGACCCGCCAGAGGAATTTGCGGACGTCAATAAAGCAGTCGGAGAGGAGTGGGAGGCTGAAACGACCCCCTATGAGCGCATTCGGCGGGTCGTTGCGCATACGTATAGCCCTGTCTCGGCTGATGCAGTTGCTGACGACGCACAGACCGCTCCAAAAACTGCCCGCAAACATCTGAATACACTCGCAGAGGAAGGCTTCGTCGAGACAGAGACTGGCGAGCACGGTGCTACGCTGTATCGCCGCTCCCCTGAGTCGCTGGTCGTCGAGCAAGCTGCGGATATCCTCGAGCACGTCTCGACTGACGAACTCATCGCGCGGATCCAGGAGATGCGCGAGCAACTCTCTGAGTATCAGTCAAAGTTTGGCGTCGAGTCACCGGAGGAACTGGCTGTCGATCAGACTAATCAGGCACTCGCTGCGTCTGACTCCACGCCAGACGAACCCGATCCGGAGACGATTCGTGAGTGGAAGACACTCCGGCGAAACCTCGCGTTCGCAAACGCTGCCCTCTCGATCGGGAACGCCGAGCAGTTCGTCGACGGCGATCGTCGCTCCACAGACGATAGCGTCCCCGCGTGA